The sequence GGCGACGGCCTCCTCGCCGCCGGCGACGGCCTCGACCTCGAACCCTCCCTGAAGTTCGAGCAGCAGCCGCAAGCCGTCGCGGACCAGGGCTTGGTCGTCGGCCAGCAGCACGCGGATCAACGCCGTCTCACCCCGATCTCGACCTCGAAGCCTGCACCCGGGGCCGTGCGGAAGCGGATGCTCCCGCCCACGGCCTGCACGCGCGCGGTCATCTCGCCCAACCCCATGCCGGGCACGAAGCGGTCAGCCCCAGCGCCGTCGTCGCGCACCGAGAGCAGCAGGCGCTCCGGCGTCGCAGCCAGCCGCACGCGCACATGGCGGGCGGC comes from Clostridia bacterium and encodes:
- a CDS encoding sensor histidine kinase; this encodes AARHVRVRLAATPERLLLSVRDDGAGADRFVPGMGLGEMTARVQAVGGSIRFRTAPGAGFEVEIGVRRR